In Solenopsis invicta isolate M01_SB chromosome 1, UNIL_Sinv_3.0, whole genome shotgun sequence, one genomic interval encodes:
- the LOC105198059 gene encoding uncharacterized protein LOC105198059 isoform X6, whose protein sequence is MTVSEEMATELANKKAEREALRGVIQQWNANRLDLFELSEPNEDLEFHGVMRFYFQDSGQKVATKCIRVASDATSQAVIETLIEKFRPDMRMLSVPEYALYEIHENGDERKLDLEEKPLLVQLNWHIDDREGRFLLKRIDDKTNAQGVGFTSAEGSSFRRKLSKREKKQIKKQEKLSRLKSLEQDENAAPSDPNGVAEKLYTELPETSFTRSISNPEAVMRRRRQQKLERRLQQFRSKDGGPDTGGTLKIYGEALCKDVPYKTLLLSVRDSAAQVVREMLSKYGLDKVDPQLYCLVQVNSENVSGNAHQEYILDDDECPLAILMNHPSTRGSIMFHVRRRPADYMPRKRKKKPAGKWNELDHRYEDERLPFLLELNPDGSDIPNGAGVRHRLQPNVTEVGSERPIGPQAVQAQTLTLPGPTVMPRHCVIAFTENIVTLTPCSRDAHTYVNNQRIHQTTILQNGAIIKFGRMHTFRFIDPAPEERIRQRHDSNKQIDYAYDRRSPDATSQDVSSEKFHPGSGTPNGGGQIPGQTQERVAPSSPSKSTVAAVRSPRSPTHPPEPTHNYETTFDLDGNVETASLSSSRDGNRLSQYDRQPRGTDPILPAVLEFLEETEETFLHAVITDVEPSAPQFKLAPTYTLYLSARYRASTHYRPELQPTERAHRLTVMLANVATMIQRVIQERYMDASSLAFWLANGSELLHMLKSDRHVGAFSTRAQDILADAVHTAFGSLVRCVTLELTPAMTQFMADADEPAKEAGVLQIFSNTMALLRRCRVNAALTIQLFSHLFHAINATAFNTLVSNGNLCVRWFGRRLKARLNALETWAERQGLELASQCHLATIMQATHLLQAPKYNAEELATLSSTCFKLNSLQVRALLQKYQPAADEPRLPAELIENVVRVAESVADTLARADGREIRLEEEPVLGLALLLPEDGYSCEVIRGVPPGLAEFLAPLQRDGLCRMAAQPTSSGYWTIYMIDHHNNLRSPSAMSNRSGGYMSHINQNQAQPEIHVIKLHKSTNGMGLSIVAAKGAGQDRLGIYIKSVVAGGAADADGRLTAGDQLLKVDGQSLVGITQEKAAEYLVRTGPIVTLEVAKQGAIYHGLATLLSQPSPVMARARKTRPRSELLEPTVEATETTNNQPATSHSMGDLLSYPKQAPCQDLVQPESKSDDLSHLQGIHNTTKCTLNIGERCEDKSDDISNSEDCADESSSTINDDCASSRADRDTEEGISTPKMYTIMPELHLDLSGLNSDVSSDESKTEKCWKSPEEVRLGCGRVAALAKHFSKLGDAGLIKFKSTKLNGSRQFVSEPNIITPDKNDEHLHRPCHAQKEYKSDSDLAREGDENSHICSAGRRNNVILVDVETDGDFAIEECKFHHCGARRVTIARIPMNEQVDTKESSISSVDILSNDNKDQVFLGIKKEAEIENDTVTSDDVANKSQVFFTAKNRQKMPVEKDSTSKLSLEQQQVIAEQLEQFSNLDNINAPLFIPEQDLMQAPAVSTKNENNGASAVGDLTQPNLINQLEAAPREKSSSLIDTDDNFQKMKKPSDSSLSSSMPSIRSPLSSHSSIVLSLSNVAKSSLSSEDIRSQIHQYCRKHPKCLFIDISHSTAKNCSNDSFSKSSSMLPLRANAYSRSGDNKLNVLRMRIARPLCNSESNLIGATIYGKEEIERDIDFHDKFTKLTRSYESISNSRFLSDSDDRTRSSESLCEDFDSPCKFYNRLISSPKGSMRWHRHRSLEELKSKKGLRRLQAAKVQKFHKFSDGKLDSEDEEDMRWNRHLSLEELESERESHKQDGRTNLGRTTEVQRSDCMSKKGLRTKRISHERLKSSKLKLSRGNERKDVERQKLRMERKSQSELDVSRRKSDSERDSWSFREISSLKNDDRFDLRPRRMSERDLPSRLGHDATPQQIHSSKSVPALHNMGTEVKQQHEVFNPGYSRASSSNSVTPPVQPPPMATITSGTSLRSRSSHNLHDMRIGTLPPTGLVSRQQSSPNLNPNATHVNAPSNAQGTEAERFYQNLSIYRNQDSTVKQQISPQQADDRNPQHIQKSSLRGSQNSLNRPSTMEVSGHIRDRPTSAYVAQGQQQSYSAISNQMQQHSGGPPRSQSSRDIIRQEAKMQEMQEEVRRRELRGGAPLLNQHRPPAMYNIGTRVAGPPTQQVPNTLNVRSPRPLGSTSSLGTTSSYAARQNAPGYNYPDTQYTQYNSAQYGQYGQYNQYPNRYPVIGSQYGPMMPKPKGNEAMARGQQPRPNENLLGRDSNNQETKSYAEQNRHFAGSQNSPHYPNGNMEQRVDQYGNDNVVNRAQNGEGHSTTTSEAPPTRPALPSEDTFSDSPPPPPPNTSTHPLYKQADTRYTASMQDPPRGSYYPAGGISAMQQPRQYQYSATNPWQREEKEKEQARRREAARLWRDQQIAELSALTHRTQQQEEQLRALQLERDFQKRAEEIANQDDDEESNDLDNESVQRVQGLLRMAASQDRTVQGTLQPPILSRTITGNQSLRGGLQLQPLSTQPVTSSHAHILSSQTASQNVGMSGPGQENSGLHVQPNQQQQQTALGQSEEHVSAPNYGAPLSNFNSGQKSYSMSMPHSVEDRELQRRMDEVKRKQAEYEENQKKQEEQQLQSQQQTYQPSQHSRSQLHPSMLRLDNLIINGPNVSMPSQNDAAPPPPERGSSYAVMSQQSALRSNGSTTSNLPPTSQPPASMKRVSFHDSNANSESILRNVSSGTSNPPSISMDTIREDPNNFINDAENLLASPKTPEGSGTSFSAATPGVIGAQEVYKDPRQKRLAEKQKQQNSQIGAVPEKLSFKEKMKMFAMETGEDGTPRDKVKISRAQREIDNISSPLNSNSNNNNNNNTTTTSGNNTNNNRT, encoded by the exons ATGACGGTGTCTGAAGA GATGGCAACGGAACTGGCGAATAAAAAGGCGGAGCGGGAGGCTCTCAGGGGAGTCATACAGCAATGGAACGCCAATCGTTTGGACCTGTTCGAACTTTCGGAGCCCAACGAA GACTTGGAGTTTCATGGCGTAATGAGGTTTTATTTCCAAGACAGCGGCCAAAAAGTTGCTACCAAGTGCATCAGGGTCGCCTCGGACGCGACCAGCCAGGCGGTGATAGAAACGCTTATAGAAAAATTTCGTCCCGACATGAGAATGCTATCCGTCCCAGAATACGCTCTTTACGAGATTCACGAGAACGGAG ACGAGCGTAAGCTTGACTTAGAAGAAAAGCCACTTTTAGTTCAACTAAATTGGCATATAGACGATCGAGAGGGACGCTTCTTGCTGAAGAGGATCGACGATAAAACCAATGCGCAGGGCGTTGGTTTTACTTCAGCCGAGGGTTCGAGCTTCCGAAGAAAGCTGAGTAAGCGGGAGAAGAAACAGATCAAGAAGCAGGAGAAGCTCAGTCGACTAAAGAGCTTGGAGCAAGACGAGAACGCGGCGCCTAGTGATCCGAACGGTGTCGCCGAAAAGCTTTATACAG aaTTACCTGAGACCAGTTTTACGAGAAGCATCTCGAATCCGGAAGCGGTAATGAGACGCCGCCGACAACAGAAGCTTGAGAGGAGACTCCAGCAATTTCGCAGTAAAGACGGCGGTCCCGACACAGGCGGCACATTGAAAATTTATGGCGAGGCGTTGTGCAAGGACGTGCCATATAAAACGCTGCTGCTGAGCGTGCGAGATTCCGCTGCTCAAGTCGTGCGAGAGATGCTTTCTAAATACGGTCTGGACAAAGTGGATCCACAATTATATTGCCTTGTACAG GTCAATAGTGAAAACGTGAGTGGCAATGCGCATCAGGAATATATACTGGACGACGACGAATGTCCTTTGGCGATATTAATGAATCATCCTTCCACACGAG GTTCTATTATGTTTCACGTGAGGAGGAGGCCCGCAGATTACATGCCGCGGAAACGTAAAAAGAAACCAGCTGGAAAGTGGAACGAGCTGGATCATAG ATACGAGGACGAGAGGCTACCATTCCTGTTGGAGCTTAATCCTGATGGCAGCGATATTCCGAACGGCGCCGGAGTACGACATCGATTACAGCCAAATGTCACGGAGGTCGGATCGGAGAGACCGATAGGACCGCAAGCTGTGCAAGCGCAAACGCTGACGCTGCCAGGACCAACGGTGATGCCCAGGCATTGCGTTATAGCTTTTACCGAGAATATCGTGACCCTCACGCCGTGTTCCAGAGACGCGCACACGTACGTCAACAATCAGAGGATACATCAGACGACTATTCTGCAG AATGGCGCTATCATCAAGTTCGGCAGAATGCACACCTTTCGATTCATCGACCCGGCACCGGAAGAACGCATTAGACAGAGACACGATTCCAACAAACAGATCGACTACGCTTACGACCG ACGCTCGCCGGATGCGACCAGTCAGGACGTCAGCTCGGAAAAATTTCATCCGGGATCTGGAACACCGAACGGCGGTGGTCAGATCCCGGGGCAGACACAAGAACGAGTAGCTCCGTCGAGTCCCTCGAAATCCACTGTCGCAGCAGTTCGTAGCCCTCGTAGTCCCACGCACCCGCCGGAGCCCACGCACAATTACGAGACAACATTCGACCTGGATGGAAACGTGGAGACCGCTAGTCTGAGCAGCAGTAGGGACGGCAACAG GCTCTCACAATACGATCGGCAACCGCGAGGCACGGATCCAATCCTGCCAGCAGTCTTGGAGTTCCTCGAGGAAACAGAGGAAACGTTTCTCCACGCTGTCATCACCGATGTAGAGCCTTCGGCACCACAATTTAAGTTGGCGCCAACTTATACCCTCTATCTCAGCGCAAGATATCGCGCTAGCACTCATTACAGACCAGAATTGCAGCCCACAGAAAGAGCGCATCGACTTACCGTCATGTTGGCAAATGTTGCTACCATGATCCAACGTGTTATCCAG GAACGTTACATGGACGCATCGTCGTTGGCCTTTTGGTTGGCGAATGGCTCGGAACTGCTACATATGTTGAAAAGTGATCGGCATGTAGGTGCATTTTCTACACGTGCACAAGACATTTTAGCAGATGCGGTGCACACGGCCTTTGGTTCACTGGTGCGCTGCGTCACTTTAGAGCTCACGCCGGCGATGACGCAGTTCATGGCGGACGCAGACGAACCAGCAAAGGAAGCTGGAGTATTACAGATCTTCTCAAATACAATGGCTTTACTACGACGTTGCAGAGTCAATGCTGCGTTGACGATACAGCTGTTTAGTCATCTGTTTCATGCGATCAACGCCACCGCCTTTAACACCCTCGTCTCGAATGGAAATCTGTGCGTCAGATGGTTCGGACGCAGACTCAAAGCGAGGCTAAACGCACTGGAAACTTGGGCCGAGAGGCAAGGCTTGGAACTTGCCAGTCAATGCCATTTGGCGACGATTATGCAGGCGACTCATCTATTGCAAGCTCCCAAATACAATGCTGAGGAGCTTGCCACCCTAAGCTCGACCTGCTTTAAATTGAATTCTCTACAGGTGAGGGCGTTACTACAGAAATATCAACCGGCCGCGGACGAGCCTAGGCTACCTGCCGAGTTAATCGAGAACGTAGTGAGA GTAGCAGAGAGTGTTGCGGATACACTTGCGCGTGCGGACGGCCGTGAAATAAGACTGGAAGAGGAACCTGTCTTAGGGTTAGCATTACTACTTCCCGAGGATGGTTATAGCTGCGAAGTAATAAGAGGCGTTCCACCAGGACTAGCGGAATTTCTGGCACCTCTGCAACGAGACGGTTTATGTCGAATGGCGGCCCAACCTACTAGTAGTGGCTATTGGACTATTTATATGATAGACCATCACAATAAT ttgcGTAGTCCCAGCGCAATGAGTAATAGATCAGGTGGCTATATGAGCCATATCAATCAAAATCAGGCTCAACCTGAGATACATGTCATTAAATTGCATAAAAGTACCAATGGCATGGGCTTAAGCATAGTCGCAGCAAAG GGCGCAGGTCAAGATCGATTAGGTATCTACATCAAAAGCGTTGTTGCTGGTGGTGCTGCTGATGCT gaTGGTAGACTGACGGCAGGCGATCAATTACTCAAAGTAGATGGACAAAGTCTGGTTGGAATTACACAGGAAAA AGCTGCCGAGTATCTCGTGCGCACTGGTCCAATCGTGACATTGGAAGTTGCAAAACAAGGTGCTATATACCACGGACTCGCAACGTTATTATCTCAACCTTCTCCTGTGATGGCAAGAG CACGTAAGACTCGGCCGAGGTCCGAGCTCTTAGAGCCAACGGTAGAGGCAACGGAGACCACCAATAATCAGCCAGCCACGTCACACTCGATGGGCGATTTATTGTCCTACCCGAAGCAGGCGCCGTGTCAGGATTTAGTTCAACCAG AATCTAAATCGGATGATCTCTCGCATCTTCAAGGCATACATAATACTACGAAATGTACGTTGAACATTGGTGAACGGTGTGAGGATAAATCAGACGACATTTCCAATTCTGAAGATTGCGCGGATGAGTCCAGTTCCACGATTAATGATGATTGCGCATCGAGTAGAGCCGATAGAGACACCGAAGAAGGAATCTCGACTCCCAAGATGTATACGATAATGCCCGAGTTGCATCTCGATTTGAGCGGACTGAATAGCGATGTGTCCAGTGACGAATCTAAAACGGAGAAATGTTGGAAGTCGCCGGAAGAAGTGCGCTTAGGATGCGGTAGAGTCGCAGCGCTAGCGAAACATTTTTCGAAACTTGGTGACGCTGGTCTGATCAAATTCAAATCGACCAAGTTGAATGGTTCCCGTCAGTTCGTATCGGAACCAAATATCATTACGCCGGATAAGAATGATGAACATTTGCATCGACCTTGTCACGCgcaaaaagaatataaatcgGATTCAGATTTGGCAAGAGAAGGGGATGAAAACTCTCATATTTGTTCAGCTGGGAGACGCAACAATGTTATTTTAGTTGACGTTGAAACGGACGGCGATTTTGCAATCGAGGAATGTAAGTTTCATCATTGTGGCGCTAGGCGAGTCACAATTGCAAGAATTCCAATGAATGAACAAGTTGATACTAAAGAAAGTTCAATTTCATCAGTGGACATATTAAGTAATGATAATAAAGATCAGGTGTTTCTTGGCATAAAAAAAGAAGCAGAAATTGAAAATGACACTgtaacaagcgatgatgtggcAAACAAGtctcaagttttttttacagCAAAAAACCGACAAAAAATGCCAGTTGAAAAAGATAGCACCTCTAAACTCTCCCTCGAGCAGCAGCAAGTAATCGCAGAACAACTCGAGCAGTTTTCAAATCTGGATAACATCAATGCGCCTTTGTTTATACCTGAACAAGATCTGATGCAAGCTCCTGCCGTTtctacaaaaaatgaaaataacggAGCGTCCGCTGTTGGCGATTTGACTCAGCCAAATTTGATAAATCAACTAGAGGCGGCGCCTCGAGAGAAATCGTCGTCGTTGATCGATACGGATGATAACTTTCAAAAAATGAAGAAACCCTCTGATTCTTCGTTATCCTCTTCCATGCCTTCTATTCGTTCCCCTTTATCTTCTCATTCTTCCATCGTGCTGTCGCTATCAAACGTTGCGAAAAGTTCTCTATCCTCGGAAGATATCAGGTCACAGATTCATCAGTATTGCAGAAAACATCCCAAATGCTTGTTCATAGACATTTCTCATTCTACCGCTAAGAATTGCTCCAACGACAGCTTCTCGAAGAGTTCGTCGATGCTTCCCCTACGTGCGAACGCCTATTCACGATCGGGTGATAACAAATTGAACGTTCTACGAATGCGAATTGCCAGACCTCTCTGTAATAGTGAAAGCAATCTAATCGGTGCTACAATTTATGGAAAAGAAGAGATTGAGAGAGACATCGATTTTCACGACAAGTTCACTAAGTTAACGCGAAGTTATGAAAGTATTTCAAACAGCAGATTTTTATCTGATTCTGATGATCGAACACGATCCTCCGAAAGTCTTTGCGAAGATTTTGATTCACCTTGTAAGTTTTACAATAGATTGATTTCGAGTCCTAAAGGAAGTATGCGATGGCATCGTCATCGTTCTCTCGAAGAGTTGAAATCGAAGAAAGGATTGAGGAGGCTTCAAGCTGCTAAAGTCcaaaaatttcacaaattttctgATGGTAAATTAGATTCCGAGGATGAGGAAGACATGCGATGGAATCGTCATCTGTCGCTCGAAGAGTTGGAATCGGAAAGAGAATCACACAAGCAAGATGGACGGACAAATTTAGGTCGAACTACCGAAGTACAAAGATCTGACTGTATGTCGAAAAAAGGACTTCGCACAAAGCGCATAAGCCATGAACGATTAAAAAGTAGCAAACTTAAATTGTCGCGTGGAAACGAGAGAAAAGACGTGGAACGACAAAAATTGAGAATGGAACGGAAATCTCAGAGTGAGCTTGACGTTTCGAGACGAAAGTCCGATTCGGAGAGGGACAGTTGGAGCTTCCGCGAGATCAGCTCGCTGAAAAATGATGACCGATTCGACTTGC GTCCTCGTCGCATGAGCGAGCGGGATTTACCGTCGCGGCTTGGACACGACGCCACTCCTCAGCAAATCCACAGCAGCAAGTCTGTGCCGGCATTGCATA ATATGGGAACCGAGGTTAAACAACAGCATGAGGTATTCAATCCCGGATACAGCAGAGCTTCTTCCAGCAACAGTGTTACACCGCCTGTTCAACCACCCCCTATGGCGACAATTACCAGCGGAACTTCCTTGCGTTCCAG GTCGAGCCATAATTTACATGATATGAGAATTGGAACTTTACCACCCACTGGCTTGGTTAGCAGGCAACAATCGTCGCCCAATTTAAATCCAAATGCGACGCACGTGAATGCACCGTCGAATGCACAGGGTACAGAAGCAGAGCGATTTTACCAGAATCTGAGTATTTATCGAAATCAAGATTCGACAGTGAAGCAACAAATCAGTCCACAACAGGCAGACGACAG AAACCCTCAGCACATTCAAAAGAGTTCCCTGAGGGGTTCGCAGAACTCGTTGAATCGTCCGTCTACCATGGAAGTTAGCGGCCATATCCGAGACCGTCCAACGTCTGCATACGTCGCCCAAGGCCAGCAACAAAGTTACTCGGCGATCAGCAATCAGATGCAACAGCACAGCGGAGGACCACCACGTTCTCAGTCTTCGCGCGACATTATCCGCCAGGAAGCGAAGATGCAGGAGATGCAGGAGGAGGTTCGTCGACGAGAGTTGCGCGGTGGCGCGCCGCTGCTTAATCAGCATAGACCGCCGGCGATGTACAACATCGGCACTCGAGTAGCGGGTCCTCCTACTCAACAAGTACCGAATACTTTGAATGTACGTTCACCGAGACCGCTCGGTTCCACGTCGAGTCTGGGTACGACTTCTAGTTATGCAGCGAGACAAAATGCGCCTGGTTACAATTATCCGGATACTCAATATACTCAATATAATAGCGCGCAGTACGGTCAGTACGGCCAATACAATCAATATCCCAACCGTTATCCGGTAATCGGAAGTCAATATGGCCCGATGATGCCCAAGCCGAAAGGCAATGAGGCAATGGCGCGCGGCCAGCAGCCAAGGCCCAATGAGAATCTACTTGGCAGAGACTCGAACAATCAGGAGACTAAATCATATGCCGAACAGAACCGACATTTCGCCGGTTCGCAGAACAGTCCGCATTATccgaatggcaatatggaacaGCGCGTTGATCAGTACGGGAACGACAATGTCGTCAATCGTGCGCAAAATGGAGAGGGCCACTCTACGACGACGTCGGAAGCGCCGCCCACGAGACCAGCTCTACCGTCTGAGGATACGTTTAGCGATAgtccaccaccaccgccacccaATACTTCGACGCATCCTTTGTATAAGCAAGCCGATACAAG GTATACCGCAAGCATGCAAGATCCACCACGAGGTAGTTATTACCCTGCGGGAGGAATCAGTGCCATGCAGCAACCGCGTCAGTATCAATATAGCGCGACGAATCCTTGGCaacgagaagaaaaagagaag GAACAAGCCCGTAGGAGAGAAGCTGCCCGACTATGGCGAGATCAGCAGATCGCCGAGTTAAGCGCGCTAACGCACCGGACTCAGCAGCAAGAGGAGCAATTGCGAGCTCTTCAACTGGAAAGAGACTTCCAGAAACGAGCAGAGGAAATTGCCAATCAAGACGATGACGAAGAGAGCAACGATTTAGACAACGAAAGTGTACAGCGGGTTCAGGGTTTGTTGAGAATGGCGGCCAGTCAGGATAGAACTGTCCAAGGAACTCTACAGCCACCGATTTTATCAAGAACGATTACAGGCAACCAGTCTTTGAGAGGTGGTTTGCAACTTCAGCCTCTTAGCACCCAACCTGTCACTAGCAGCCACGCTCACATTTTGTCTAGCCAAACGGCGTCTCAGAATGTTGGAATGAGTGGTCCTGGCCAGGAAAACAGTGGTTTACACGTGCAACCAAATCAGCAACAGCAACAAACGGCATTAGGCCAGAGCGAAGAGCATGTGTCAGCACCCAATTATGGCGCACCTCTTAGCAATTTCAATTCCGGTCAGAAGTCCTATTCCATGAGTATGCCGCATTCCGTGGAAGACAGGGAACTGCAACGAAGAATGGATGAGGTGAAGCGGAAACAGGCTGAATATGAGGAGAATCAAAAGAAGCAGGAGGAGCAACAATTGCAATCACAACAACAAACATATCAGCCGAGTCAACATTCGCGCAGCCAGCTGCACCCCAGCATGTTGCGCTTGGACAACTTGATTATTAATGGCCCCAACGTATCTATGC ctTCGCAAAACGATGCTGCACCCCCGCCACCAGAACGAGGCTCTAGTTACGCCGTTATGTCTCAGCAAAGTGCTCTTAGATCAAACGGCTCGACCACATCCAATCTACCTCCCACTTCTCAACCGCCAGCGTCTATGAAAAGAGTCTCTTTTCATGATTCGAATGCAAATAGCGAGTCTATACTACGCAATGTATCATCTGGAACATCAAACCCGCCATCGATCTCAATGGATACTATTAGAGAGGATCCCAAC AATTTTATCAACGACGCGGAGAATTTATTAGCCTCTCCCAAGACACCGGAAGGATCCGGGACTTCGTTTAGTGCCGCCACCCCCGGTGTGATCGGAGCTCAAGAAGTCTATAA GGATCCAAGGCAAAAGCGATTGGCGGAGAAGCAAAAGCAGCAGAACTCGCAAATTGGAGCAGTGCCAGAGAAGCTCAGCTTCAAAGAGAAGATGAAAATGTTTGCGATGGAGACCGGTGAGGACGGTACGCCGCGGGATAAAGTTAAGATCTCACGCGCTCAGCGCGAGATTGACAACATCAGCAGCCCGCTTAATTCCAAtagtaacaacaataataacaacaacACCACCACCACCAGCGGCAATAACACCAATAACAATAGGACCTAA